A window from Leptospira meyeri encodes these proteins:
- a CDS encoding AAA domain-containing protein has translation MGRTIKQEFGSLEEEILYVKSILTKEREYERSLFLEKGEETKVIKSAELEDLNFVVGNTWRAEFKISPSLKAKEWLKQGIPVLLKGSSETIFGNIYRATDTKLTVQVRGDYEWEDNEFQISKWFQESTYDLYNEIIAKVIEDKESFSHKKLNWILGFGLGDKPNPPKSGQTANSLERIFQIADYGMIFGPPGTGKTTLLMQAVEKIKSKNESVLTLCPTNFACDYIVELALKKGIRVIRLGNSTKIKEEVLPHHIDHLIQEHPDQKQIHNWQTELKAIQKKANSWKRNFGKEEREERKAQRKEAKFLLSTIREAESNIRMKLLDNAELIVSTFSGFGNEFKKGREFDYVFVDEATQSLDPGCYLALYAGKKTFFFGDPKQLGASFSHPDHTAVHSFLEKAITYDSGDRVIFLEKQFRMKPEILGFPNGTYYENKILTHPDAKWNHNIDISHVFGNNSSILWIDTAGSDSEEETEGDEPSFFNKTEIQLVETLFRLGIPKEQSIVISPYRGQVEKLIKVSSGRWFTQTIDSFQGRESEIVILSLVRSNSDGEVGFLLNPKRLNVALTRAKSHLILIGDSGTLCQTKEFQDLYSYIESAGEIRSIYEFME, from the coding sequence ATGGGAAGAACCATAAAACAAGAGTTTGGTTCGCTGGAAGAAGAAATTCTATATGTAAAATCAATCCTTACCAAAGAACGTGAGTATGAACGTTCATTATTTTTGGAAAAAGGTGAAGAAACCAAAGTTATCAAATCTGCAGAATTGGAAGACCTTAATTTTGTTGTGGGAAATACGTGGAGAGCGGAGTTCAAAATTTCGCCTTCCTTAAAAGCCAAAGAATGGTTAAAACAAGGTATCCCAGTTCTTTTAAAAGGAAGTTCGGAAACCATTTTTGGAAATATCTATAGGGCAACCGATACAAAACTTACCGTTCAAGTGCGTGGGGATTACGAGTGGGAAGACAATGAATTCCAAATTTCAAAGTGGTTCCAAGAATCCACTTATGATTTGTATAACGAAATCATAGCAAAAGTAATCGAAGATAAAGAAAGTTTTTCGCATAAAAAACTTAACTGGATATTGGGATTTGGCCTCGGTGACAAACCAAATCCTCCCAAATCAGGGCAAACAGCCAACTCACTAGAACGAATTTTTCAAATTGCTGATTACGGAATGATTTTTGGTCCACCAGGAACAGGAAAGACCACCTTACTCATGCAAGCTGTCGAAAAAATCAAATCGAAAAATGAGTCGGTTCTAACACTTTGCCCCACAAACTTTGCTTGCGATTATATTGTTGAACTGGCTTTAAAAAAAGGAATTCGTGTGATCCGATTAGGCAACTCTACCAAAATCAAAGAAGAAGTCCTACCACATCATATCGATCACCTCATCCAAGAACATCCCGACCAAAAACAAATCCATAACTGGCAGACGGAACTAAAGGCCATCCAGAAAAAAGCAAATTCCTGGAAACGAAACTTTGGAAAAGAAGAAAGGGAAGAAAGAAAGGCACAAAGAAAAGAAGCTAAGTTTTTACTTTCTACAATCAGAGAAGCAGAATCAAACATTCGAATGAAGTTACTCGACAATGCAGAACTCATCGTATCAACTTTTTCTGGATTTGGAAATGAATTTAAAAAAGGTAGAGAATTTGATTATGTGTTTGTTGATGAAGCCACTCAAAGTTTAGATCCTGGATGTTACCTTGCTCTATATGCGGGGAAAAAAACTTTTTTCTTTGGAGACCCGAAACAACTCGGAGCCAGTTTCTCTCACCCAGACCACACAGCGGTTCATAGTTTTTTAGAAAAAGCAATCACCTATGATTCCGGTGATCGGGTGATCTTTTTAGAAAAACAATTTCGAATGAAACCTGAAATCCTTGGTTTTCCCAATGGGACCTACTATGAAAATAAAATATTAACCCATCCCGATGCCAAGTGGAATCATAATATAGATATTTCCCATGTATTTGGAAATAATTCATCAATCCTATGGATAGATACTGCAGGTAGTGACTCTGAAGAAGAAACTGAAGGCGATGAACCAAGTTTTTTTAACAAAACAGAAATTCAACTGGTAGAAACATTGTTTCGGTTAGGAATACCAAAAGAACAATCGATTGTAATTTCACCTTACAGAGGACAGGTGGAAAAACTAATAAAAGTCTCATCCGGGCGTTGGTTTACTCAAACCATTGACTCTTTTCAAGGAAGAGAGTCGGAAATTGTGATCCTTAGTTTGGTCCGATCCAATAGCGATGGAGAGGTCGGTTTTTTATTAAACCCTAAACGATTGAATGTAGCCCTGACGCGTGCCAAATCTCATCTGATTCTAATTGGTGATTCTGGTACCCTCTGCCAAACAAAGGAATTCCAAGACCTCTATTCTTATATCGAATCAGCGGGTGAAATCCGTTCGATTTATGAATTTATGGAATAA
- a CDS encoding M23 family metallopeptidase: protein MAETYVTTAYERLQIAHLRWKKRAEKWISRSREKVSFVLIPNDEKPLAQIEISVGMLGFLSGLALSLVLLSFGLLLYFSFFFDRNLSLEKKTETQLVSFLFYDLLSQDLTDSVEELESTTESLNLLAWEEIPEKEMITQDYLLKEEYRKDASELDSNLLLFQQVVTTYTQFGVRLGNLVPNFQNAIDYLSMRESIFYSMPRGRPLKPGVGVVTSTFGYRSDPFGILPVGEYHSGIDFAAGEGTPIYATGPGIIAVDTAVGGLGKSVRINHENGFFTLYGHCSLILVNPGDRVKRGDKIALVGQTGKATGAHVHYEVRIGLDAPLDPEEYINLD, encoded by the coding sequence TTGGCAGAAACTTACGTCACAACCGCCTACGAAAGGCTCCAAATTGCACACTTACGCTGGAAAAAACGCGCAGAAAAGTGGATTTCCCGTAGCCGGGAAAAGGTGAGCTTTGTCCTCATACCCAATGATGAAAAACCTCTGGCACAAATTGAAATTTCAGTCGGAATGCTCGGTTTTTTATCTGGACTAGCCCTTTCTCTTGTCCTGCTTTCCTTCGGTCTTCTCCTTTACTTTTCTTTTTTCTTTGACAGAAATCTTTCTTTAGAGAAAAAAACAGAAACCCAACTGGTCTCCTTTCTCTTTTATGACCTGCTTTCCCAAGATTTAACGGATTCAGTAGAAGAACTAGAATCGACTACCGAATCACTTAACCTACTTGCCTGGGAAGAAATTCCAGAAAAGGAAATGATCACCCAAGACTATCTTCTTAAAGAAGAATATCGTAAAGATGCAAGCGAGTTGGATTCAAACCTTCTGTTATTCCAACAAGTTGTTACCACCTACACTCAGTTTGGTGTAAGACTGGGAAATCTTGTACCTAACTTCCAAAATGCGATCGATTATCTATCCATGCGAGAAAGTATATTTTACTCCATGCCAAGAGGACGACCTTTAAAACCCGGAGTGGGTGTTGTGACTTCTACTTTCGGATATCGAAGTGATCCCTTTGGAATTTTACCCGTGGGAGAATACCATTCGGGGATTGATTTTGCCGCAGGCGAAGGAACACCTATTTATGCCACAGGTCCTGGAATCATTGCTGTAGACACAGCTGTGGGTGGGCTTGGAAAGTCAGTACGAATCAATCATGAAAATGGATTTTTTACTTTGTATGGGCACTGCTCCCTCATCCTCGTAAACCCAGGAGACCGGGTCAAACGCGGAGACAAAATTGCCCTTGTCGGCCAAACGGGAAAAGCGACGGGAGCTCACGTTCACTATGAAGTCCGAATTGGTTTGGACGCTCCTCTTGATCCAGAAGAATACATTAACTTAGATTGA
- a CDS encoding prolipoprotein diacylglyceryl transferase produces the protein MLDRIPIPNPFGWEGLSTFSLLMMLAFLVGSYLLPKELERKKLDPSHSDWLIFLGILGTLVGAKIFFIFEIWDQVFIDVPGYDGKYSYPLTHWNGFPGHPGLWSSLFSGGGLVFFGGLLFGWLFITLYFRHHKLDIGAYYDAVIPAISMGYAIGRLGCFVSGDGCYGFATDVRIPFFVFDFHGAHPSGVPVWNTPVMESIMAFGYFSYFQFWARYQNFRKWSIGAQFLIIHGFARLIIEFLRVNKAVIPFIDPPTLVNIPDANGNPSFLTGYYWHGFSQSQYISIALILFGVYLMISKKLWLKEETKV, from the coding sequence ATGTTAGATCGAATTCCGATTCCAAATCCCTTTGGCTGGGAGGGTTTATCCACTTTCAGCCTTCTTATGATGTTGGCTTTTCTAGTAGGTTCTTACCTTCTCCCTAAAGAGTTGGAACGAAAGAAGTTGGATCCGAGCCATTCGGATTGGTTGATATTTCTTGGGATTTTGGGTACCCTAGTGGGTGCCAAAATTTTCTTTATATTTGAAATTTGGGACCAAGTGTTTATTGATGTTCCCGGTTATGATGGAAAGTATTCTTATCCGTTAACCCATTGGAATGGTTTTCCTGGACACCCAGGTCTTTGGTCCTCACTATTTAGTGGTGGTGGTCTCGTGTTCTTTGGGGGTCTCCTTTTTGGATGGCTTTTCATCACTCTTTACTTTCGCCATCACAAACTAGACATCGGAGCTTATTATGATGCGGTAATCCCGGCAATTAGTATGGGTTATGCGATTGGAAGACTCGGTTGTTTCGTAAGTGGAGATGGATGTTACGGTTTTGCCACAGATGTTAGGATACCTTTTTTTGTTTTTGATTTCCACGGTGCCCATCCTTCCGGTGTTCCGGTTTGGAATACCCCGGTAATGGAATCCATTATGGCTTTTGGATATTTTTCCTATTTTCAATTTTGGGCAAGATACCAAAACTTTCGTAAATGGAGTATCGGTGCGCAGTTTCTCATCATCCACGGATTTGCAAGACTCATCATTGAATTTTTGCGAGTGAACAAAGCAGTGATACCTTTTATTGATCCACCCACTCTCGTGAACATTCCCGACGCCAATGGAAATCCAAGTTTTCTTACCGGTTACTACTGGCATGGATTTTCACAATCCCAATATATCTCCATCGCACTCATCCTTTTTGGTGTGTATTTGATGATTTCCAAAAAACTCTGGTTAAAGGAAGAAACAAAAGTATGA
- the pcnB gene encoding polynucleotide adenylyltransferase PcnB, translating to MFKFLTSLFRKKADSVDSFLMYPEGKRYYRETHSIRRANIDEDAIKIINRLNKFRYKAYLVGGGVRDLLMGKRPKDFDIVTSATPNQIKRIFNNCRIIGKRFKIVHIIFKGKIIEVSTFRSLPEHRLEKHKAENDYLIKRDNSFGTAKEDAARRDFTINSLFYDPKNDSILDYVGGFEDIQKKIVRVIGDPDISFKEDPVRMLRAVKFSVLLGLDIEKKTKLAIKKNRLELEKSSTARLLEEYNKMFRTWKTSIIFEGLAENHLLDVLFKEPADKLKKNDPEWREHFMETPLGKRLAVTDKLLSAREEMTPAIFYSLIFYDLIKDLYENDRGHLAHNIKESLQSVFERMGIPKREQDNLVKIFISQPRFQVTDDEKERQNSFFKKKDYFYDAFMVYKIVAISEGNESAVQTAFFWEISLRQRPKPDSHQFGQQNRKKEPNKKRPPRKKHRDRRSGGSQNQNQNIGSEVNPSEKNDQPRSNVDSLNSESESENT from the coding sequence ATGTTTAAATTTCTCACTTCTCTTTTCAGAAAGAAAGCCGACTCTGTCGATTCCTTTTTGATGTACCCCGAGGGAAAGAGATACTATCGAGAAACCCATTCCATACGCAGGGCCAATATCGATGAAGATGCCATCAAAATCATCAATCGATTGAACAAGTTTCGTTACAAGGCCTATTTAGTCGGTGGAGGGGTCAGAGATCTGCTTATGGGCAAACGCCCAAAAGATTTTGACATAGTCACAAGTGCGACTCCAAACCAAATCAAAAGGATCTTCAATAACTGCCGAATCATCGGGAAACGATTTAAAATTGTACATATCATTTTTAAAGGTAAAATTATTGAAGTATCGACGTTCCGATCACTCCCGGAACATCGTTTGGAAAAACACAAAGCAGAAAACGATTATCTCATCAAACGGGACAATTCCTTCGGTACAGCAAAGGAAGACGCGGCAAGACGCGACTTTACCATTAACTCCTTGTTTTACGATCCTAAAAACGATTCCATTTTGGATTACGTTGGGGGATTTGAAGACATCCAAAAGAAAATCGTTCGGGTCATTGGTGATCCAGATATTTCCTTCAAAGAAGATCCTGTTCGTATGTTACGTGCGGTTAAGTTTTCAGTTTTACTTGGACTCGACATCGAGAAAAAAACCAAACTGGCAATTAAAAAGAACCGTTTGGAGCTCGAAAAATCTTCTACAGCAAGACTTTTAGAAGAATACAACAAAATGTTTCGGACATGGAAAACTTCGATTATTTTCGAAGGCCTTGCTGAAAACCATTTGCTTGATGTACTTTTTAAGGAACCTGCTGATAAACTAAAGAAAAACGATCCAGAGTGGCGTGAACATTTTATGGAAACACCACTTGGAAAAAGATTAGCAGTCACTGACAAACTCCTCTCTGCAAGAGAAGAGATGACACCTGCTATCTTTTACTCGTTAATTTTTTATGATCTCATCAAAGATCTTTATGAAAATGATCGTGGACATTTAGCGCATAACATCAAAGAAAGTCTTCAGTCAGTTTTTGAGAGGATGGGAATTCCGAAACGGGAACAAGATAATTTGGTAAAGATTTTTATCAGCCAACCTCGTTTCCAAGTCACTGATGATGAAAAAGAAAGACAAAACTCTTTCTTTAAAAAGAAGGACTACTTCTACGATGCGTTTATGGTTTATAAGATCGTGGCCATCTCAGAAGGAAACGAATCAGCAGTGCAAACGGCATTCTTTTGGGAAATTTCTTTGCGACAAAGACCGAAACCTGATAGCCATCAGTTCGGACAGCAAAATCGTAAAAAAGAACCAAACAAAAAAAGACCTCCCAGAAAGAAACATCGGGATAGAAGGAGTGGTGGCTCTCAAAACCAAAACCAGAACATAGGTTCAGAGGTAAATCCGTCAGAGAAAAATGACCAACCTCGATCCAATGTAGACTCTTTGAATTCTGAATCAGAATCAGAAAATACTTAG
- a CDS encoding crotonase/enoyl-CoA hydratase family protein codes for MNPSPFFEIEKRKNVAILWLNRPEKRNAMNWPFWRDLPDMIDQINADPQIHCFVIAAKGKSFSTGLDLEEFFQEFKPVVQGELADGREKLYQLILTMQKGINAVYNSKKPSIALVQKHCIGGGLDLVSACDIRYATEDAVFSLRESKVAIVADMGSLQRLPHLIGNAHTRELALTGKDISAEEAFQMGLVTKVTNDFDSLLQAGLKTAEEIAENPTIVIRGVKQVLNHGIGKTIEEGLDYVAVWNASMLDSKDFRSAIGGFMERKRPVYNPETRVD; via the coding sequence ATGAACCCTTCTCCATTTTTCGAAATTGAAAAAAGAAAGAACGTAGCCATTCTTTGGTTGAATCGTCCGGAAAAAAGAAATGCAATGAACTGGCCTTTTTGGCGAGACCTTCCGGATATGATAGACCAGATCAACGCTGACCCACAAATTCATTGTTTTGTGATCGCAGCAAAGGGAAAATCATTCTCTACAGGACTTGACCTGGAAGAATTTTTCCAAGAATTCAAACCTGTGGTACAAGGTGAGTTAGCAGATGGTCGGGAAAAATTATACCAACTCATTCTTACGATGCAAAAAGGTATCAATGCTGTTTACAATTCCAAAAAACCATCTATTGCTCTTGTTCAAAAACATTGTATAGGTGGTGGACTTGATTTGGTTTCTGCATGTGACATTCGATACGCAACGGAAGATGCCGTATTTTCCTTAAGGGAATCCAAAGTTGCCATAGTTGCCGATATGGGATCTTTACAAAGACTACCCCATTTGATTGGAAATGCACATACAAGGGAACTTGCCCTAACCGGGAAAGATATCAGTGCAGAAGAAGCCTTCCAAATGGGACTAGTGACAAAGGTCACCAATGATTTTGATTCCTTACTACAAGCGGGCCTAAAAACCGCCGAAGAAATTGCAGAAAACCCAACCATCGTGATTCGTGGGGTTAAACAAGTGTTAAATCACGGAATTGGAAAAACAATCGAAGAGGGACTGGACTATGTAGCCGTTTGGAATGCAAGTATGCTTGATTCCAAAGACTTCCGTTCTGCGATCGGTGGGTTTATGGAAAGAAAACGACCGGTTTACAATCCAGAAACCCGGGTAGACTAA
- a CDS encoding TetR/AcrR family transcriptional regulator, with product MGKQEETRKLIIESAFVLIYQNGFQGVGVREIAQKANLTIGAFFYHFPTKNHLGYAIIDEFLSKGILDRWILPLENYDDPVKGIILTFQKTFEEWPDEFVSRGCPLNNLGQEMSAIDPEFQKKAKELLSRWIQNTKTYLDLAKKKKILKAKTDTMKLAEFIVTFQEATFAMGKVMNDRKVYDSLYLSFRDHLLNHCN from the coding sequence ATGGGAAAACAAGAGGAAACTCGTAAACTGATCATTGAATCTGCATTTGTTCTGATTTACCAAAATGGATTTCAAGGTGTAGGGGTACGTGAAATTGCACAAAAGGCAAACTTAACCATAGGTGCCTTTTTCTACCACTTCCCAACTAAAAACCATTTGGGTTACGCCATTATTGATGAGTTTCTATCTAAAGGAATTTTGGATCGGTGGATTTTGCCTTTGGAAAACTACGATGACCCAGTGAAGGGTATCATTCTTACGTTTCAAAAAACATTTGAGGAATGGCCTGATGAATTTGTATCTAGAGGATGTCCTCTCAATAACTTGGGACAAGAAATGTCAGCGATTGATCCTGAATTCCAAAAGAAAGCTAAGGAACTTTTATCCCGTTGGATTCAAAATACAAAAACTTACTTGGATTTGGCAAAAAAGAAAAAGATTTTAAAAGCCAAAACGGACACAATGAAACTTGCTGAATTTATTGTCACTTTCCAAGAAGCTACCTTCGCTATGGGAAAAGTAATGAATGATCGAAAGGTTTATGATTCGTTGTATCTTTCTTTTCGGGATCATTTACTTAACCATTGCAATTGA
- a CDS encoding tetratricopeptide repeat protein → MSSFFSLIREAKLLEEEKEFTRAFNVYAESESHTTDESTLIKIKAKKAWCLYAVGNPRETESLFQDIIQNYPSHPLSITVYSRYLIKLKKFKSAKVLLQKSILQFPSYLENYLLPASLLKDMERSEEAIEVLKKALSQEHLSNGRGIDRKDIWAELGSLYFSRGDFNSALASLKKSLKMVEPEEFLHYDLLALCYLEAEDPENALTSIRTHIQYCKEIDPETLIILARAHCRVGKLEEAANNLIQAYSIEDSLYLKAADFIDFAPLLRNGFFTTLENIEWEEP, encoded by the coding sequence ATGAGTTCTTTTTTTTCACTGATCCGCGAAGCGAAACTTTTGGAAGAAGAAAAGGAATTCACTCGGGCTTTCAATGTGTATGCAGAAAGTGAATCGCATACAACCGACGAATCCACCCTGATCAAAATCAAAGCGAAAAAAGCCTGGTGTTTGTATGCGGTGGGAAATCCGAGAGAAACTGAATCCCTTTTTCAGGATATCATTCAAAACTACCCCTCTCATCCTTTAAGTATTACCGTTTACTCGCGTTATCTGATTAAATTAAAGAAATTCAAATCTGCAAAAGTCCTACTCCAAAAAAGTATCCTTCAGTTTCCATCCTATTTAGAAAACTACCTACTCCCTGCTTCCTTATTAAAAGATATGGAACGTTCCGAAGAAGCAATCGAGGTATTAAAAAAAGCTTTATCCCAAGAACATTTAAGTAACGGCCGTGGGATAGACAGAAAAGACATTTGGGCAGAACTTGGATCTTTGTATTTTTCTCGCGGAGATTTTAATTCAGCTCTTGCTTCCTTAAAAAAATCTTTGAAAATGGTGGAGCCAGAAGAGTTCCTTCATTATGATTTGCTCGCTCTTTGTTATTTGGAAGCAGAAGATCCAGAAAATGCTTTAACATCTATTAGAACCCATATCCAATACTGCAAAGAAATCGATCCAGAGACACTCATCATTTTAGCAAGGGCACATTGCCGAGTGGGAAAATTGGAAGAAGCAGCCAACAATTTAATACAAGCTTACTCGATTGAAGATTCTTTATACTTAAAAGCTGCAGACTTTATCGATTTTGCACCACTACTTAGAAATGGTTTTTTTACAACCTTGGAGAATATTGAATGGGAAGAACCATAA
- a CDS encoding DoxX family protein, protein MNELNQSPTNLWVGRILSGLVIAFLLFDAGGKLAKIDPVLKSMEELGLPASSATTIGILLLVITVMYAIPQTAALGALLLTGYLGGAVAIHVRVNNPLWSHTLFPVYVGILLWVGLVLRNPKVKDLFWGF, encoded by the coding sequence ATGAACGAACTAAACCAATCCCCTACCAACCTCTGGGTGGGACGGATTCTCAGCGGACTTGTGATTGCATTTCTTCTCTTTGACGCAGGAGGAAAACTAGCAAAAATTGATCCCGTCCTAAAAAGTATGGAGGAACTTGGTCTACCAGCATCCAGTGCTACGACCATTGGAATCCTTCTTCTTGTGATTACAGTGATGTATGCCATTCCGCAAACAGCTGCACTTGGAGCCCTCCTACTCACAGGGTATTTGGGGGGTGCCGTTGCCATTCACGTACGAGTCAATAATCCACTATGGAGCCACACTCTATTTCCTGTTTACGTTGGAATTCTTCTTTGGGTAGGTCTTGTGCTGCGAAATCCAAAAGTAAAAGATCTTTTCTGGGGTTTTTAA
- a CDS encoding MarR family winged helix-turn-helix transcriptional regulator: MESSNFKKTTRKYFETALNMHEAIAKKAGLSGTDHKYLGYLIEKGEMTAGELAKISGLTTGAITGVIDRLEKNKLVKRKFLPDDRRKVMIVPNLEKANQLFAPIFKKLQKDTELLISSFSSRELEVVHRYFESAIGIMEKMSKSILEEN; encoded by the coding sequence ATGGAATCTTCAAATTTTAAGAAAACGACACGCAAATACTTCGAAACTGCTCTGAATATGCACGAGGCGATTGCAAAAAAAGCCGGCCTTTCGGGAACCGATCATAAATATTTAGGATACCTGATTGAAAAAGGGGAAATGACCGCAGGGGAACTGGCAAAAATCTCCGGCCTTACAACGGGAGCTATTACTGGTGTCATTGATCGGTTAGAGAAAAACAAATTAGTAAAACGAAAATTTTTACCAGATGATAGAAGGAAGGTGATGATTGTTCCTAATTTAGAAAAGGCAAACCAATTGTTTGCACCAATTTTTAAAAAATTGCAAAAAGATACAGAGCTTTTGATTTCTAGTTTTTCAAGCCGGGAGTTAGAAGTCGTTCACCGGTATTTTGAATCTGCAATTGGAATCATGGAAAAAATGTCTAAAAGTATACTGGAAGAAAACTAA
- a CDS encoding DoxX family protein, with protein sequence MFDTLFSTSGDIIPLILRITAFVVIFPHGAQKLLGWFGGYGFKGTYGFFTGTMKFPGILAVLIILGESFGPVLLLVGFLTKFAAASIAIIMIGAAVIAHRQNGFFINWNGNQKGEGYEFHILATGLLIALVVGGAGVYSVDFNLIGKF encoded by the coding sequence ATGTTCGATACTCTATTTTCTACTTCTGGGGATATTATCCCCCTCATCCTACGCATCACAGCTTTTGTTGTGATCTTCCCACACGGTGCCCAAAAACTACTCGGTTGGTTTGGTGGTTACGGATTTAAGGGAACATACGGATTTTTTACAGGAACGATGAAGTTTCCTGGAATCTTGGCGGTTCTCATCATCCTTGGAGAATCTTTTGGACCGGTTTTACTTCTCGTAGGATTTTTGACAAAGTTTGCTGCGGCTTCCATTGCCATCATCATGATCGGTGCAGCTGTCATTGCTCATAGACAAAATGGATTTTTTATCAATTGGAATGGAAACCAAAAAGGAGAAGGATATGAGTTTCATATTCTAGCAACAGGGCTTCTCATAGCTCTCGTGGTTGGTGGCGCTGGTGTTTATTCAGTTGATTTTAATTTAATCGGAAAATTCTAA
- a CDS encoding c-type cytochrome produces the protein MKQNIFRVLALAGLLVLVNCDYKTPVYEYFPSMYDSPARESQEADAFATNGSASRIPPKGAIPVGYFPYPYAAEPTPDTLPGADKGLKNPIAKANLGDLMIGEKRYQTYCTPCHGVRGLGNGTVVGPAPRFEGPVPTLVSDNVKGWTDGQIYHIITMGRGRMGSYAYQIEPEDRWKLIAYIRKLQEYEVQNKKAN, from the coding sequence ATGAAACAAAACATCTTTAGAGTTTTAGCACTAGCGGGACTCCTCGTTCTCGTGAATTGCGATTACAAAACTCCCGTTTATGAATACTTTCCTAGTATGTATGATTCTCCTGCGCGTGAGTCACAGGAAGCTGATGCTTTTGCAACCAATGGATCTGCTTCTCGAATTCCTCCCAAAGGTGCGATTCCGGTAGGATACTTTCCATACCCTTATGCAGCAGAACCTACTCCTGATACGCTTCCAGGAGCGGACAAAGGATTAAAGAATCCAATCGCCAAAGCAAACTTAGGTGATTTAATGATTGGTGAAAAACGTTACCAAACCTACTGCACACCTTGCCACGGGGTAAGGGGACTCGGGAATGGAACGGTCGTTGGACCTGCTCCAAGGTTTGAAGGACCAGTTCCTACACTTGTTTCTGACAACGTGAAGGGTTGGACCGACGGGCAAATTTACCATATCATCACAATGGGTCGAGGTCGAATGGGAAGTTATGCTTACCAAATCGAACCAGAAGACAGATGGAAGCTCATTGCTTACATCCGAAAACTTCAAGAATATGAAGTTCAAAATAAAAAGGCGAACTAG
- a CDS encoding adenylate/guanylate cyclase domain-containing protein — protein sequence MGQKRTIATSASEERLEKLLEERLSPGSNQDIIDKRIWDLFGETWCVMFTDLSGFSRGVAKFGIIHFLQTIYESQRILIPVLDEFDGILMKDEGDSLMVLFRNTNKAIQCAIQMQKACKRYNEGRVAEEQILLCVGLGFGKILKIGDSDVFGAEVNAASKLGEDTAKAWEILVTSAVKENADETTDFDFEPIAEIPPGSDGAFRLVYTLEESKWVVL from the coding sequence ATGGGTCAAAAACGCACCATTGCCACTTCTGCCTCAGAAGAACGATTAGAAAAACTTTTAGAAGAACGTTTGAGCCCTGGCTCCAACCAAGATATCATCGACAAACGAATTTGGGATCTTTTTGGAGAAACCTGGTGTGTGATGTTTACCGATCTTTCTGGTTTTTCTCGAGGGGTTGCAAAATTTGGGATCATTCATTTTTTACAAACCATCTATGAATCACAAAGAATCCTGATTCCTGTTCTTGATGAGTTTGATGGAATCCTGATGAAAGACGAAGGAGATAGTCTGATGGTTCTTTTCCGTAATACGAATAAGGCTATCCAATGTGCCATCCAAATGCAAAAAGCATGCAAACGTTATAATGAAGGAAGGGTGGCAGAAGAACAAATTTTACTTTGTGTCGGTCTTGGATTTGGAAAAATTTTAAAGATTGGCGATTCAGATGTTTTTGGGGCAGAAGTTAACGCTGCATCTAAGTTAGGTGAAGACACGGCCAAAGCTTGGGAGATTTTAGTCACAAGTGCTGTGAAAGAAAATGCAGACGAAACCACTGATTTCGATTTTGAACCCATCGCAGAAATCCCTCCCGGTTCAGATGGAGCCTTCCGATTGGTGTATACTTTAGAAGAATCTAAATGGGTCGTATTATAA
- a CDS encoding SH3 domain-containing protein: MKNKIVLLMIIGASFTACSKNAEVTWHKNCDAKTNKASLDFTVPLYSEADSNSKVVEFVPAGTVVKIFDARNHNVWAPKYFVKVQTAKNEGYMSPRCFVVNQDPEVSVWRYSKGLVKDSKPFYDPADKTHYKRGTEYSNLKDLPKDKIPLSDLTKGLEEVPYTNKNMLKQN, encoded by the coding sequence TTGAAAAACAAAATTGTATTACTCATGATCATTGGTGCAAGTTTCACAGCTTGTTCCAAAAATGCGGAAGTAACTTGGCATAAAAATTGTGATGCCAAAACAAACAAAGCAAGTTTGGATTTTACGGTTCCTTTATACTCGGAAGCAGATTCTAACTCGAAAGTGGTGGAATTTGTTCCGGCAGGAACAGTTGTAAAAATATTTGATGCTCGTAACCATAACGTTTGGGCACCAAAATACTTTGTAAAAGTGCAAACGGCAAAAAACGAAGGTTATATGAGTCCTCGTTGTTTTGTTGTGAACCAAGACCCAGAAGTAAGTGTTTGGAGATATTCCAAAGGCCTCGTAAAGGATTCAAAACCCTTTTATGACCCTGCAGATAAAACTCACTACAAACGTGGGACGGAATACTCGAATTTAAAAGATCTTCCGAAAGATAAGATCCCACTTTCTGACCTGACGAAAGGTTTGGAAGAAGTTCCTTACACAAACAAAAACATGTTAAAACAAAACTAA